Proteins encoded in a region of the Acidobacteriota bacterium genome:
- a CDS encoding ABC transporter ATP-binding protein, translated as MIEVQHLTKRYGPFTAVDDVSFRAEKGEILGLLGPNGAGKTTTMRVLTGYMPATEGSATVAGYDVFANPIEAKRRVGYLPETPPLYPDMTVREYLTFVAKLKLPASVSKSERISRVNGVMTKTNITDMANRHCAKLSKGYKQRVGLAQALIHDPEVLILDEPTAGLDPKQIIEVRDLIRALAGNHTVVLSTHILPEVSQTCQRVVIINRGRVVAVDTPDNLTQQLKGSATLYVQVDAAGADAAAALSAIAGVRQVSEHDRHEQLVGFEVASDTERDIRRDVARMVVDKGWGLLELRPLRLSLEDIFLQLTTDEAIAGSKDPASEDRGNPAPIAGSEDPASAHQETPNA; from the coding sequence ATGATCGAGGTTCAACACCTCACGAAACGCTACGGGCCTTTCACGGCGGTGGACGATGTCAGCTTCCGGGCCGAAAAGGGCGAAATCCTCGGGTTGCTCGGGCCGAACGGCGCGGGCAAGACCACGACGATGCGGGTACTGACGGGCTACATGCCGGCCACCGAAGGGTCGGCCACGGTCGCCGGTTACGACGTCTTCGCGAATCCCATCGAGGCCAAGCGCAGGGTCGGCTACCTCCCGGAAACGCCGCCGCTCTATCCCGACATGACGGTGCGCGAGTACCTCACGTTTGTAGCGAAGCTCAAGTTGCCGGCCTCGGTGTCGAAGTCCGAACGGATTTCGCGGGTCAACGGCGTGATGACGAAGACCAACATCACGGACATGGCCAACCGCCATTGCGCGAAGCTCTCAAAGGGCTACAAACAGCGCGTCGGCCTGGCGCAGGCGCTGATTCACGACCCGGAAGTGCTCATCCTCGACGAGCCCACCGCGGGCCTGGACCCGAAACAGATCATCGAAGTGCGCGACCTGATTCGCGCGCTCGCCGGCAATCACACGGTGGTGCTGAGCACGCACATCCTCCCCGAGGTGTCACAGACGTGCCAACGCGTGGTCATCATCAATCGCGGCCGCGTAGTGGCCGTGGATACCCCGGACAACCTGACGCAGCAGTTGAAGGGATCGGCCACGTTGTATGTGCAGGTGGACGCCGCTGGTGCTGACGCCGCGGCGGCCCTGTCGGCCATCGCCGGTGTGCGCCAGGTGTCTGAGCACGATCGTCACGAACAGTTGGTGGGCTTCGAAGTGGCCTCCGACACCGAGCGCGACATCCGACGCGACGTGGCGCGCATGGTCGTGGACAAGGGTTGGGGCCTGCTCGAACTGCGGCCCCTGCGACTGAGCCTGGAGGACATCTTCCTGCAGTTGACGACGGATGAGGCAATCGCCGGGTCTAAAGACCCGGCCTCCGAGGATCGCGGAAACCCGGCCCCCATCGCCGGGTCTGAAGACCCGGCCTCCGCACACCAGGAGACTCCCAATGCGTAA
- a CDS encoding ABC transporter permease subunit has product MRNVLTIAGKELRGFFASPMGWIVMGLFALLFGYFFLAHLDYFVGQSMQAQQGGGPINVNQFMIRPLLQNVALINLFLLPMITMRAYAEEKRSGTIELLLTSPVTDVQIILGKFLGVLGFYAALLGVTMVYIGILFVFGNPEWKPVLTGYFGLLLMGGCFLSVGLFISSTTKNQVVAGAATFVVFLLLWIISWLGQSAGPAVASLLDYLSIVWHFDDFGKGVIDTKHVIYYLSFITFGLFLTLKSVDTERWRG; this is encoded by the coding sequence ATGCGTAATGTCCTTACTATCGCCGGCAAGGAATTGCGCGGCTTCTTCGCCTCGCCGATGGGCTGGATCGTCATGGGCCTCTTCGCCCTGCTCTTCGGCTACTTCTTCCTGGCGCATCTGGACTACTTCGTCGGCCAGAGCATGCAGGCGCAGCAGGGTGGCGGGCCGATCAACGTAAACCAGTTCATGATTCGGCCGCTCCTGCAGAACGTGGCGCTCATCAACCTCTTCCTGTTGCCGATGATCACGATGCGGGCGTACGCGGAAGAGAAGCGGTCGGGCACGATCGAGTTGTTGCTCACCTCACCGGTGACCGACGTGCAGATCATCCTGGGCAAGTTCCTCGGGGTGCTGGGCTTCTACGCGGCGCTCCTGGGAGTGACGATGGTCTACATCGGCATCCTGTTTGTGTTCGGCAACCCCGAATGGAAACCGGTGTTGACCGGCTACTTCGGCCTGCTGCTCATGGGTGGATGCTTCCTCTCAGTGGGTCTCTTCATTTCGAGCACGACGAAGAACCAGGTCGTGGCCGGCGCGGCCACCTTCGTGGTCTTCCTGCTGCTGTGGATCATCAGCTGGCTCGGCCAAAGTGCCGGCCCTGCGGTGGCGAGCCTGCTGGACTACCTGTCGATCGTCTGGCACTTCGATGACTTCGGGAAGGGCGTCATCGACACCAAACACGTGATCTACTACCTGAGTTTCATCACCTTCGGACTCTTCCTCACCCTGAAGTCCGTGGACACTGAACGGTGGAGGGGCTGA
- a CDS encoding GldG family protein has protein sequence MKKLIGFLGWFGVALVAGAVVIRFTQPELIEWSQRLAIAGLVVTLLYTLGQWRDIARSFQGRNVKYGTIAAGSVVVFLGILIAVNWIANRQNKRWDVTSTKQFELSDQTKKVVSSLTQPVAVRVFHSTADVQRFRDRLAEYQYLSSQLQVEFFDVEKQPIEAQRYEVTQFGTIVFEYAGRRERANTDTEQEITNALIKVVEGKSKKVYFIQGHGERDSAGADPRGYSQIAEALKSDNFEVAPLALAQDAAVPEDATMLVIAGPTSDYMAGEMDLLRAYLGKAGKVMLLLDPPDATGGMNVPNLMALANEWGITVGTDIVLDASGMGRAIGAGPEVPLAMSYPAHPITDGFRVMTAYPMTRSVTPVEGGTSGKTAQSLVQTSPRSWAESDIKALFATGKPVPGEAGDKTGPISIAAAVTGEAPAAPAPTEPTAPKPEARLVVVGDADFGSNGALGIQGNRDLFLNMSNWLAQQENLIAIRAKDPEDRRIQLTEDQSSRIFWLALVIIPLALIGVGVRVWWTRR, from the coding sequence GTGAAAAAACTCATTGGATTCCTCGGATGGTTTGGCGTGGCGCTGGTCGCCGGCGCTGTCGTCATTCGCTTCACGCAGCCTGAGCTGATTGAATGGTCGCAGCGGCTGGCCATTGCAGGCCTCGTCGTCACCCTGCTCTATACGCTGGGCCAGTGGCGTGACATCGCCCGCTCGTTCCAGGGGCGCAACGTCAAGTACGGCACCATCGCGGCCGGCAGCGTGGTGGTGTTTCTCGGCATCCTGATCGCCGTCAACTGGATCGCCAACCGGCAGAACAAACGCTGGGACGTCACCTCGACCAAACAGTTCGAGTTGTCAGACCAGACCAAGAAGGTTGTGTCATCACTCACCCAGCCGGTGGCGGTCCGGGTGTTTCACAGCACGGCCGACGTGCAGCGATTCCGCGACCGGCTCGCCGAGTATCAGTACCTCTCGTCGCAGCTGCAGGTGGAGTTTTTCGACGTCGAGAAGCAGCCCATCGAAGCGCAGCGGTACGAAGTGACGCAGTTCGGCACCATCGTCTTTGAATACGCCGGGCGGCGCGAACGCGCCAACACGGACACCGAGCAGGAGATCACCAACGCCCTGATCAAGGTGGTGGAAGGCAAATCGAAGAAGGTGTACTTCATCCAGGGGCACGGCGAACGTGATTCGGCCGGTGCGGACCCGCGCGGCTACAGCCAGATTGCCGAAGCGCTCAAGAGCGACAACTTCGAGGTGGCTCCGCTCGCGCTGGCGCAGGACGCGGCCGTGCCCGAAGACGCCACGATGCTCGTGATCGCCGGGCCAACCAGCGACTACATGGCGGGTGAAATGGACCTGCTCCGTGCCTACCTTGGCAAGGCAGGCAAAGTGATGCTCCTCCTCGACCCGCCCGACGCCACCGGCGGCATGAACGTGCCGAACCTGATGGCACTGGCGAATGAATGGGGTATCACCGTCGGTACAGACATCGTGCTGGACGCGAGCGGCATGGGTCGCGCCATCGGCGCGGGGCCGGAAGTACCGCTCGCGATGAGTTATCCCGCGCATCCGATCACAGACGGATTCAGGGTGATGACCGCATACCCGATGACCCGATCGGTGACGCCGGTTGAAGGCGGCACCTCGGGCAAGACGGCGCAGAGCCTGGTGCAGACCAGCCCGCGCAGTTGGGCGGAAAGCGACATCAAGGCGCTCTTCGCGACGGGCAAACCCGTGCCGGGTGAGGCGGGCGACAAGACCGGGCCCATTTCCATCGCCGCGGCTGTCACAGGCGAGGCGCCCGCCGCGCCGGCGCCAACAGAGCCCACCGCGCCGAAGCCCGAGGCCCGGCTCGTGGTAGTCGGCGACGCCGACTTCGGCTCCAACGGTGCGCTCGGCATCCAGGGTAATCGCGACCTGTTCCTGAACATGTCCAACTGGCTGGCGCAGCAGGAAAACCTGATCGCCATTCGCGCCAAGGACCCTGAAGACCGCCGCATTCAACTGACCGAAGACCAGAGCAGCCGCATCTTCTGGCTGGCCCTGGTGATCATCCCGCTCGCGCTGATCGGTGTCGGCGTGCGCGTGTGGTGGACGAGGCGATAG
- a CDS encoding DUF4340 domain-containing protein, producing the protein MRSGRSFLLMLVVAAGLGGYIYFVEMKRDPAADTATPAREKVFTIQAGTIEDVEITNATSQVVRVSRKDAVWSLVAPEVADADTAEVTTVISSLESLERVKVIDENPATVAPFGLEPARIKVAFKTAGDATQKVLLIGNKTPTGGDLYAKLDNAPGVFLIGAFLEDTFNRKPFDLREKSALKFTREAVDSIMLAHGTTRVMLAKAGTDWRIGGPTGARADSAAVDALIGQLAQARMTSIAAADASTAKPAEYGLDKPQVVATIGAGSTKAELAIGKKEDDTHFFARDLSRPLVFGVDKALLDELLKKADDFRVKDVFAYRSFTATGMDVAFGGQTYTFAKKKAEGETSLEKWWQTAPASKELESAKFDDFLMTMSNLRAESFVAAAHTGGEAITITARFGDAAAPQTETVTLRKVGTVVQAIRAGETGAAVVSTADFDRALGLFKELTSAK; encoded by the coding sequence ATGCGAAGCGGGCGGTCGTTCCTTCTGATGCTCGTGGTGGCCGCAGGCCTCGGCGGCTACATCTATTTCGTCGAGATGAAACGCGATCCGGCAGCCGACACCGCCACGCCGGCGCGCGAGAAGGTGTTTACGATCCAGGCGGGCACCATTGAGGACGTGGAAATCACCAACGCCACGTCCCAGGTTGTGCGCGTCTCGCGAAAAGACGCTGTATGGTCGCTCGTTGCCCCTGAAGTCGCTGACGCGGACACGGCTGAAGTCACCACGGTGATTTCGTCGCTGGAATCACTCGAACGAGTGAAGGTCATCGATGAGAACCCCGCCACTGTCGCGCCGTTTGGTCTGGAGCCCGCGCGTATCAAGGTGGCGTTCAAGACGGCCGGCGATGCCACGCAGAAGGTGCTGCTCATCGGCAACAAGACGCCCACGGGCGGAGACCTCTACGCGAAGCTCGACAACGCCCCAGGCGTCTTCCTCATCGGCGCGTTTCTCGAAGACACTTTCAATCGCAAACCTTTCGACCTGCGGGAAAAGTCGGCGCTGAAGTTCACGCGCGAGGCGGTTGACAGCATCATGCTGGCGCACGGCACCACGCGGGTCATGCTCGCCAAGGCCGGCACCGACTGGCGTATTGGCGGGCCCACCGGCGCGCGCGCCGACAGTGCGGCCGTGGATGCGCTGATTGGCCAGCTGGCCCAGGCACGGATGACGAGCATCGCCGCAGCCGACGCCTCAACGGCAAAGCCTGCGGAATACGGCTTGGACAAACCCCAGGTGGTGGCCACCATCGGGGCCGGCTCAACCAAAGCGGAACTCGCGATCGGCAAGAAGGAAGACGACACCCACTTCTTCGCGCGCGATCTGTCGCGACCGCTTGTGTTCGGCGTGGACAAGGCCCTGCTTGATGAGTTGCTCAAGAAGGCCGATGATTTCCGCGTGAAAGACGTGTTCGCGTACCGCTCCTTCACCGCGACCGGCATGGACGTGGCCTTCGGCGGCCAGACCTACACCTTCGCCAAGAAGAAAGCCGAGGGCGAGACCTCGCTCGAGAAGTGGTGGCAGACCGCGCCGGCGTCGAAAGAACTCGAGTCTGCCAAGTTCGACGACTTCCTGATGACGATGTCGAACCTGAGGGCCGAGAGTTTTGTGGCCGCAGCCCACACGGGCGGCGAGGCCATCACGATCACGGCGCGCTTCGGCGATGCCGCCGCCCCGCAGACCGAAACCGTCACGCTGCGGAAGGTCGGCACGGTCGTCCAGGCGATTCGCGCAGGTGAAACGGGCGCGGCGGTCGTCTCCACGGCGGACTTCGACCGCGCGCTTGGGCTGTTCAAGGAACTCACGAGCGCGAAGTGA
- the dacB gene encoding D-alanyl-D-alanine carboxypeptidase/D-alanyl-D-alanine-endopeptidase gives MPAVARSAKVGRAAWVSPASAKATAVRRSFSEGGRPPIFLALVLMAGCASTPSASAPVELRSDKPSLEAPPGPIERREALDAIFNDPLFARATFAVRVESLADGRVLYTRNSEKLVVPASNMKLLTMAVAAEKLGWDFRFETKLDAAGTVADGTLTGDLIVVGGGDPSIDSQNFGASPLFDEWAESLRAARIRRVEGRLIGDDNLFDDTVIGPGWAWDYLGDGYAAGSSALNYNENTAVIRIWPGATVGAPAKVELSPSGHGLVLTSTVTTSAAGGTPSMSQFRQPGSDALLLNGTIPLDRALVVRTAAIENPTQFFVNGFKAALEARGIAVRGGAWDIDALATPPVTTARRTIATRRSLPLSSLGAYFLKESQNFYGEVILKALGQRAGRGGSTTAGRRVVNETLTTWGIPEDSYLMYDGSGLSRYNYVSADAIVLLLKHVWNDERLRGPLLAALPVGGHDGTLGLRMRNTVLAGRVQAKTGTISNVRSLSGFLVTESGERLVFSMIANHFTATSSQVDAVVERALAYLARSR, from the coding sequence GTGCCCGCCGTAGCGCGGAGCGCGAAGGTGGGTAGGGCGGCCTGGGTCTCACCAGCCTCCGCCAAGGCTACGGCGGTCCGCCGAAGCTTCAGCGAAGGCGGAAGGCCGCCGATCTTCCTGGCGCTCGTGCTGATGGCCGGATGCGCTTCAACGCCGTCCGCCTCTGCTCCTGTGGAGCTACGGAGCGACAAGCCGTCGCTTGAAGCACCGCCCGGCCCTATCGAGCGGCGCGAGGCGCTGGACGCCATTTTCAACGACCCACTCTTCGCCCGCGCCACCTTCGCCGTGCGGGTCGAATCCCTCGCCGATGGACGCGTGCTCTACACGCGCAACAGCGAGAAGCTGGTGGTACCGGCGTCCAACATGAAGTTGTTGACGATGGCGGTGGCAGCCGAGAAGTTGGGCTGGGACTTCCGGTTCGAGACGAAGTTGGATGCGGCCGGCACGGTGGCCGACGGCACACTCACCGGTGACCTCATCGTCGTAGGCGGCGGAGACCCGTCGATTGACTCGCAGAACTTTGGCGCCTCACCCCTGTTTGATGAGTGGGCAGAGAGCCTGCGAGCCGCCCGCATCCGGCGCGTCGAAGGCCGGCTCATCGGCGATGACAACCTGTTCGACGACACGGTGATCGGTCCCGGCTGGGCCTGGGATTACCTGGGCGATGGCTACGCGGCCGGCTCGAGCGCCCTCAACTACAACGAGAACACAGCCGTGATTCGCATCTGGCCGGGTGCCACGGTGGGCGCTCCCGCGAAGGTCGAACTGAGCCCGTCCGGCCACGGTCTGGTGCTCACGTCCACGGTAACGACATCCGCGGCCGGTGGAACCCCGTCGATGTCGCAGTTTCGTCAGCCCGGCAGCGACGCCCTTCTGCTAAACGGAACCATTCCACTCGACCGCGCGCTGGTTGTTCGTACGGCAGCGATCGAGAACCCGACGCAGTTCTTCGTCAACGGTTTCAAGGCAGCGCTTGAAGCGCGCGGGATAGCCGTTCGCGGCGGCGCCTGGGACATTGATGCGCTGGCAACACCGCCGGTTACGACCGCTCGGCGCACCATCGCGACCCGTCGTTCATTGCCGCTCTCGTCGCTCGGTGCGTACTTTCTGAAAGAGAGTCAGAACTTCTACGGCGAGGTCATCCTCAAGGCGCTGGGCCAGCGCGCGGGCCGCGGCGGCAGCACAACGGCCGGTCGTCGCGTGGTGAACGAAACGCTCACCACTTGGGGCATTCCCGAAGATTCGTACCTCATGTACGACGGCTCCGGTCTCTCGCGCTACAACTACGTCTCCGCCGACGCCATCGTCTTGTTGCTGAAGCACGTGTGGAATGACGAGCGGCTGCGAGGCCCCCTGCTGGCGGCGCTACCGGTCGGCGGACACGACGGCACGCTGGGCTTGCGGATGCGCAACACCGTGCTCGCCGGGCGGGTGCAGGCCAAAACGGGGACGATCTCAAACGTGCGCTCTCTCTCCGGATTCCTCGTCACCGAGTCTGGCGAACGGCTCGTCTTTTCGATGATCGCCAATCACTTCACTGCGACGAGCTCGCAAGTCGACGCCGTCGTGGAGCGAGCGCTCGCATATCTGGCTCGCTCTCGTTAG
- a CDS encoding helix-turn-helix transcriptional regulator, with translation MRLPPTEQFILSLLANDGASYGLQLVESSKGRLKRGGIYVTLGKMEEKGLVSSSLQADGRRIYELKGLGHRALAAMEIMGDVSGVKP, from the coding sequence ATGAGACTGCCACCCACTGAACAGTTCATCCTGTCGCTTTTGGCCAACGACGGCGCCAGCTACGGCCTTCAGCTTGTGGAGTCCTCGAAAGGCCGCCTGAAACGCGGCGGTATCTACGTGACCCTCGGCAAGATGGAGGAGAAGGGGCTCGTGTCCTCTTCGCTCCAGGCCGACGGCCGGCGCATCTACGAACTCAAAGGCCTCGGCCACCGCGCTCTCGCGGCCATGGAAATCATGGGAGACGTCAGTGGAGTGAAGCCATGA
- a CDS encoding BatA domain-containing protein — MSFLTPLFLLGLAALAVPVLVHLIQRERKTPVEFPSLMFLRRVPYQSVQRRRINNWLLFLLRSAAVLLTVLAFSRPFFSQTPVQASIANAGAREVVVLLDRSASMGYGDHWQRAKDEAKKVIDGLGNGDQATLVLFDRSAEENVRATGDKTRLRAAVDAAELSAAGSRYAPALRLAQSLLSRSTLGRKEAVVVSDMQRTGWDRPEQIQFPEGTTFTPVSVAATDTANVSVTSVTFNRTRFANEERIIVTAAIANRGPKPVENVPVVLEIDGLEVATSRTTLTPGVTNAVVFPAFTLAQSFVRGRVKAGTDSLAADNVFQFVLSPARPTPVIIAVRDGAEAAESLYLAAALDVGSPKQFDVQVVPMSKLTAPAISRASVLIVSDATMPGALGPALKGFVERGGGILTIVGSRGGPLDGEGALLPGTLAEPKDAAGGRAETLGVIDFSHVVFELFKTPKSGDFSGVRFFRYRPISPAAGDLVLARFADGSVAMSERRVGAGKVIAFGSTLDSNWNDLVLKPVFVPMLHQVARYLGQVEVQPAWQNAGQVVDVSQRVAALTSGGTDDRVTSALVVSPGGSRQTVGGQSGMSVELREQGFYEVRPQGAASSGRPFTLAVNIDPGESDLASMDAQEFTAGATGKASLVGTSVPTDIKPAESERRQSIWWFLLLVGFVLLVAESIIANRLSQKPAFGIR; from the coding sequence ATGTCATTTCTCACCCCGTTATTCCTTCTGGGCCTTGCCGCGCTGGCCGTTCCGGTGCTCGTGCACCTGATCCAGCGCGAGCGCAAGACGCCGGTGGAATTCCCCTCATTAATGTTCCTGCGCCGGGTGCCGTATCAGTCGGTGCAGCGCCGCCGTATCAACAACTGGCTGCTGTTCCTCCTGCGGTCGGCCGCTGTCTTGCTCACGGTGCTGGCGTTCTCGCGGCCCTTCTTCAGCCAGACGCCGGTGCAGGCGTCAATCGCGAACGCCGGTGCGCGCGAAGTGGTGGTGCTGCTCGATCGGTCGGCCAGCATGGGCTACGGCGACCACTGGCAGCGCGCGAAAGACGAAGCCAAGAAGGTCATCGACGGCCTCGGCAACGGCGACCAGGCCACACTCGTGTTGTTCGATCGCAGCGCCGAGGAAAACGTGCGCGCCACCGGCGACAAAACGCGGCTGCGCGCGGCGGTGGATGCCGCAGAACTCTCGGCTGCGGGTTCCAGGTATGCCCCGGCGTTGCGGCTGGCGCAGAGCCTGCTCTCGCGGTCTACACTCGGACGCAAGGAAGCGGTCGTCGTTTCCGACATGCAACGCACCGGGTGGGACCGTCCAGAACAGATTCAGTTTCCGGAAGGCACGACGTTTACGCCGGTGTCGGTCGCGGCCACTGACACCGCGAACGTGTCGGTGACATCGGTCACGTTTAACCGCACACGTTTCGCGAACGAAGAGCGCATCATCGTGACTGCGGCCATTGCCAATCGCGGCCCCAAGCCGGTTGAGAACGTGCCCGTGGTGCTCGAGATCGACGGGCTGGAAGTGGCGACGTCGCGAACGACGCTGACGCCCGGCGTGACAAATGCCGTGGTGTTCCCGGCGTTCACGCTGGCGCAGTCCTTTGTGCGCGGTCGGGTGAAAGCCGGCACCGATAGTCTGGCGGCCGACAACGTTTTCCAGTTCGTCTTGTCGCCCGCGCGACCGACGCCGGTCATCATCGCCGTGCGCGATGGCGCCGAAGCCGCCGAGAGCCTGTATCTGGCGGCGGCGCTTGATGTCGGCTCACCGAAGCAGTTCGATGTGCAGGTGGTGCCGATGTCGAAGCTCACCGCGCCGGCTATTTCCCGCGCCAGCGTGCTCATCGTCAGCGATGCCACCATGCCGGGCGCGCTTGGGCCGGCGCTCAAGGGTTTTGTTGAACGCGGAGGCGGCATCCTCACCATCGTCGGATCGCGGGGCGGGCCGCTTGATGGCGAAGGCGCCCTTCTGCCCGGAACGCTGGCTGAGCCGAAGGACGCCGCGGGTGGACGGGCCGAAACCCTTGGCGTGATCGACTTCAGCCACGTGGTGTTCGAGTTGTTCAAGACGCCCAAGAGCGGCGATTTTTCCGGCGTGCGGTTCTTCCGGTATCGGCCCATTTCGCCCGCCGCCGGAGACCTCGTTCTGGCCCGGTTTGCCGACGGCTCAGTGGCCATGTCCGAGCGTCGTGTGGGCGCTGGAAAAGTGATCGCGTTTGGGTCCACACTCGACAGTAACTGGAACGATTTGGTCCTCAAGCCCGTGTTCGTGCCGATGCTGCATCAGGTGGCGCGGTATCTCGGGCAGGTGGAAGTGCAGCCCGCCTGGCAGAACGCCGGGCAGGTGGTGGATGTGTCGCAGCGTGTGGCGGCGCTCACGTCCGGCGGCACCGATGACCGCGTGACGTCGGCGCTTGTGGTCTCGCCTGGCGGCAGCCGGCAGACCGTTGGCGGCCAGTCCGGGATGTCGGTGGAGTTGCGCGAGCAGGGCTTCTACGAAGTCCGGCCGCAGGGCGCGGCATCTTCGGGACGGCCGTTTACGCTGGCGGTGAACATCGACCCAGGCGAGTCGGATCTCGCGTCCATGGACGCGCAGGAGTTCACGGCCGGAGCCACCGGCAAGGCGTCACTCGTGGGCACGAGCGTGCCCACCGACATCAAGCCGGCGGAGAGCGAACGGCGTCAGTCCATTTGGTGGTTCCTGTTGCTCGTCGGGTTTGTCTTACTCGTCGCTGAAAGCATTATCGCGAACCGGCTCTCGCAGAAGCCGGCGTTCGGTATTCGGTAG